The genome window CCGATGGCCGCCCACAGCAGGCAGGTGGGATTGAACGCGGCGGCCAGGCCGTGCAGAATCGGGTCCATGTCGATTCACCCCTCTGACGGATTGGTCGCCACGATTAACTTAGCGAGACGTGGAGGAGTTGGTCAAAAAGGAACCACATCAACCCGACCAGACCGACCGAGAAGAGCACAGCCGGGACCGGCCTGGTTTGGCGGTCCATCCAGAAGAGCATGGCGACGCAAATGAGCATGCCGACGAAGTAGCCGGCCAGGTGCCAGACCTCCACCCCGAGCAAGAGCAGAAGGGCGGCCGCCAGCCACCGGCGTTCCCCCCGGAAGAGGTTGCCTGGAACCAGAGAGGCCGGGGGAACGGTGGTCGGCGGGGCGGAGCAGCTGGAGGCCCGCCCCGACCGGCGCAATCGGCGCAGGGAGACCCACGCCTCCCAGGCCGCACCGGCGAGGATGCACAGGCTGAGGATCTCCGGGACCAGCCCGGGGCCGAGGGGTTGGTCCAGAGGGTTGCCGATGGACATCGATGCCGCCAGGAGCAGGAGGCTGAAAACGGCCATAACGAGCGGCACGGCGGCACGGAGACCGAGTTCCGAGCGGTCGGTCATGGGTCCTTCCTCCCCGCGCCGGGTCCGGGTCGCCGGGCGGCCGCGGGCGGCCGCCCGACGCCTGATGACCGGCCTCTACTTGATGACGCCGGCTTCCTTCAGAAGGCCCTGCCACTTGGCCGTCTCTTCGGCCAGGAACTTGGCGTAGTCGTCGCCGGCCAAGAACCCTTCCATCAGCCCTTCGTTGGCCAGGAAGTCCTTCCAGGCCTGGCTGTTGCCGAGCTTGGTGAAGGCGTTGACGAGGTACTTGCGGGCCGATTCGGGGATCTTCCCGGCGGCCACGACGCCGCGCTGCATGTAAACGACGACGTCATAGCCCTGTTCCTTGAGGGTGGGCACGTCGGGCAACCCCTTCAGCCGGGCCTCGGCGCCCAGGCCGAGGATCCGGACCTTGCCCGCGTCGGCCTGGGCCTTGGCGACCCACGGTTCGGCGCAGCCCACCTGGACGTGGCCGCCGAGGAGGGCCGCCAGGACCTCGTTGCTGCCGGTGAAGGAGACGAAGCTGAACTTGGTCCCGCTGACCCGCTGCAGCGTGAGGACGGTCAGGTGGTCCTGGGAACCGACCGAGGTACCGGCCCAGTTGATCTTGCCGGGGTTGGCCTTGGCCGCGTTGACCAGGTCGGCCATGGTCTTGTAGGGTGAGTTGGCGCTGACGATGACGGTGTTGAGGTCAAAGGCGAACCGGCAGATCGGAGTGAAGTCCTTGTGCCCCGGCACGGACGGGTCGCGCAGGTTCGCGGCGATGAAGTTGCCCGACGTGTTGAGGAGGAAGTAGGGGTCCCCTTCCTTGCCCTTCACGTAGTTGAAGGCGATGGCCCCGCCGCCGCCGGCTTTGTTGGCGACGGAGATCGGCACCGAGATCAGTTTCTGGTCCTCGAGGGCCTTGACGACGCTACGGACGAACTTGTCACTGGACCCGCCGGCGCTGGCCTGGCAGACGTACTCAATGGCCTTAGTCGGGTACTTCTCTCCCTGCTTGGCGCAACCGGCAAGGAGCGAAGCCATCAGGGCCAAGAGGCTGAACGCGATCAGCGTCCTCGTCACAATGCTCCTCATTTTTCCTCTACCCCTCTTTCCTGGCTACCGGCCATCTCCCTGCGGCGGTGACGGTTGATGAGTGGCGGTCAGTGTGGGGGTCAATCCTGAGATGGGCAGGGTGAGGCCGGCGGATGTCAAGAAGTCGGCGACCTGGTTCGCAGCCTGGTCACCAATCACCGGTAAGCAGTTGCCCAGAAACTTCTGAAGGAGGTCAGACTGCGGTAACGGCTGTTGCGGTTCCCCCGGCGGATAGGCCAATGACTCGGAGAGGGTTTCGCCATCCTCCATCCAGATCGTCAGCCGGGCGGGCCTGGAACGGGGATAAGCCTTGGTGAACTCGGCATCTTCGTGGACCTCGATCCTCTTGGCCAGATTCGTCAGTCTCGCATCCTGATGGGCCGCGACGAGACCCGGGTAGGCTACCTCGCCTCGGGTCAAGGCCAGAGCGACGGTCATCGGGATGCTGAACTGGGCGTCATCGCCTCCGGCCTCAGCTTCCGACCGATCGGCGGCCAGCGAGTAGGTGTCGACCCTGATCGAGCCGACCCCGCCGATCCGGTCCCGAACCCGATGGCCCAGGCGCAGGGCCAGGGCGATCGGCCCATGCAGGCTCCGGCAGCAAGGCCACGGCTTGAAATAGATGTCCATAATCCTTGGTGAGGCCAGGTCGAACAGCTTCCCGCGGATCACCCCCTTGTCGGCGAAAGCCCTGAGGAATCCAGCCTTCCCTTCGAACACGCTGGCCGGGCCATGGATGCCCTGAGCCGCGGATAGGGCACAGAAGATGCCGTCGCGCGCGGCCTTCCCGGGATGGAGTTTCTTGACATCGGTCGCGCCCTGTTCCCC of Bacillota bacterium contains these proteins:
- a CDS encoding MmgE/PrpD family protein translates to MPEGSIADRFATLIAGFDLAQCPPDTIGQARLALLDTVGCMVAGSQSPLVDRLLAVLGPTHGPCLVPGRDGHLRLPVLDAALVNGTAAHILELDDGYTPGSAHPGCVVGPTALALGESEGASLGRVLEAVIVGYEVMLSVSGAIHPESRRRGFHNTAIAGVFGAAAAAARLLGLDPREACHALGLAGSFAGGLLAFWNPGEQGATDVKKLHPGKAARDGIFCALSAAQGIHGPASVFEGKAGFLRAFADKGVIRGKLFDLASPRIMDIYFKPWPCCRSLHGPIALALRLGHRVRDRIGGVGSIRVDTYSLAADRSEAEAGGDDAQFSIPMTVALALTRGEVAYPGLVAAHQDARLTNLAKRIEVHEDAEFTKAYPRSRPARLTIWMEDGETLSESLAYPPGEPQQPLPQSDLLQKFLGNCLPVIGDQAANQVADFLTSAGLTLPISGLTPTLTATHQPSPPQGDGR
- a CDS encoding tripartite tricarboxylate transporter TctB family protein, translated to MTDRSELGLRAAVPLVMAVFSLLLLAASMSIGNPLDQPLGPGLVPEILSLCILAGAAWEAWVSLRRLRRSGRASSCSAPPTTVPPASLVPGNLFRGERRWLAAALLLLLGVEVWHLAGYFVGMLICVAMLFWMDRQTRPVPAVLFSVGLVGLMWFLFDQLLHVSLS
- a CDS encoding tripartite tricarboxylate transporter substrate binding protein; amino-acid sequence: MRSIVTRTLIAFSLLALMASLLAGCAKQGEKYPTKAIEYVCQASAGGSSDKFVRSVVKALEDQKLISVPISVANKAGGGGAIAFNYVKGKEGDPYFLLNTSGNFIAANLRDPSVPGHKDFTPICRFAFDLNTVIVSANSPYKTMADLVNAAKANPGKINWAGTSVGSQDHLTVLTLQRVSGTKFSFVSFTGSNEVLAALLGGHVQVGCAEPWVAKAQADAGKVRILGLGAEARLKGLPDVPTLKEQGYDVVVYMQRGVVAAGKIPESARKYLVNAFTKLGNSQAWKDFLANEGLMEGFLAGDDYAKFLAEETAKWQGLLKEAGVIK